The Peribacillus sp. FSL P2-0133 genome has a segment encoding these proteins:
- the atpA gene encoding F0F1 ATP synthase subunit alpha, translated as MSIKAEEISALIKKQIENYQSEIKVSDVGTVITVGDGIARVHGLDNAMAGELLEFSNGSMGLAQNLEQNNVGVVILGPFRDIQEGSEVRRTGRIMEVPVGEELIGRVVNPLGQPLDGLGPIATTKTRPIESPATGVMDRKSVHEPLQTGIKAIDALVPIGRGQRELIIGDRQTGKTSVAIDTILNQADQDMICIYVAIGQKESTVRGTVETLRKNGALDYTIVVSASASQPAPLLYLAPYAGVTMGEEFMFAGKHVLVVYDDLSKQASAYRELSLLLRRPPGREAFPGDVFYLHSRLLERAAKLNDTLGAGSITALPFVETQAGDISAYIPTNVISITDGQIFLQSDLFFSGVRPAINAGLSVSRVGGSAQIKAMKKVAGTLRLDLASYRELEAFSQFGSDLDAATQAKLNRGARTVEVLKQDLNKPIKVEKQVMIFYALTKGHLDDIPVSDILRFEEEYYVFLDRSHPELLDHIRTTKGLPEDAAIVAAINEFKKNFVISE; from the coding sequence ATGAGCATCAAAGCTGAAGAAATCAGTGCGCTGATTAAAAAGCAGATTGAAAACTATCAGTCGGAAATTAAAGTAAGCGATGTAGGTACAGTAATCACTGTTGGTGATGGTATCGCTCGCGTTCATGGTTTAGATAATGCAATGGCTGGGGAGCTCTTAGAATTTTCTAATGGTTCAATGGGATTGGCACAAAACCTTGAGCAAAATAACGTAGGTGTTGTTATTCTTGGACCATTCAGAGACATTCAAGAAGGCAGTGAAGTACGCCGTACTGGCCGTATCATGGAAGTGCCAGTTGGAGAAGAATTAATCGGACGTGTCGTGAATCCGCTAGGACAACCATTAGATGGTCTTGGCCCAATCGCTACAACAAAAACTCGTCCAATCGAAAGCCCTGCTACAGGTGTTATGGACCGTAAATCTGTTCATGAGCCATTACAAACAGGGATTAAAGCAATCGATGCTCTAGTACCAATCGGACGCGGACAACGTGAGTTAATCATTGGTGACCGTCAAACTGGTAAAACATCAGTTGCGATTGATACAATCCTTAACCAAGCTGACCAAGACATGATCTGTATTTATGTTGCTATTGGTCAAAAAGAATCAACAGTTCGTGGAACAGTTGAGACACTACGTAAAAATGGTGCACTAGATTACACAATTGTTGTATCTGCATCAGCTTCTCAACCAGCACCACTTTTATACCTAGCTCCATATGCTGGTGTGACTATGGGTGAAGAGTTCATGTTCGCTGGCAAGCACGTTTTAGTGGTATATGATGATCTTTCTAAACAAGCATCAGCATACCGTGAACTTTCCTTGCTTCTTCGCCGTCCTCCAGGTCGTGAAGCATTCCCTGGGGATGTATTCTACTTGCACTCCCGCTTACTTGAGCGTGCAGCTAAATTGAATGACACTTTAGGTGCCGGTTCAATTACTGCGCTTCCATTTGTTGAAACACAAGCAGGCGATATCTCTGCTTACATTCCAACAAACGTTATTTCCATCACAGATGGACAAATCTTCTTACAATCTGATTTGTTCTTCTCAGGTGTACGTCCTGCGATTAACGCTGGTCTTTCCGTATCCCGTGTTGGTGGATCTGCACAAATTAAAGCGATGAAAAAAGTTGCTGGTACATTACGTCTAGACTTAGCTTCTTATCGTGAATTGGAAGCATTCTCCCAATTCGGTTCTGATCTTGATGCTGCTACTCAAGCAAAACTTAACCGTGGTGCTCGTACAGTTGAAGTTCTTAAGCAAGATCTAAATAAACCAATTAAAGTTGAAAAACAAGTCATGATTTTCTATGCATTGACTAAAGGTCATCTAGATGATATTCCAGTATCGGATATCCTTCGTTTTGAAGAAGAATACTATGTGTTCCTAGATCGTTCTCATCCAGAATTATTAGATCACATTCGCACAACTAAAGGTCTTCCTGAAGACGCTGCTATCGTTGCTGCAATTAACGAGTTCAAAAAGAACTTCGTTATTTCTGAATAA
- a CDS encoding F0F1 ATP synthase subunit delta encodes MSDITVAGRYAVALFQIAKEQNLINQLEEELRIVNDVFTNDKELLNFLAHPKMTSDAKNTLLANAFASLSSSVQNTVMLMVERHRTGEVTAMAQEFIELANEENSVADATVYTVNPLTEAEAEAVSSAFAAKIGKRNLRITNVTDSSILGGIKLQIGNRIYDGTISGKLDRLSKQLLG; translated from the coding sequence ATGAGCGATATAACTGTAGCAGGACGTTATGCTGTAGCTCTTTTCCAAATTGCGAAAGAGCAAAATCTCATTAACCAACTTGAAGAAGAGCTTCGCATAGTGAATGACGTTTTCACAAATGATAAAGAGCTATTAAACTTCTTGGCTCATCCTAAAATGACTAGCGATGCAAAAAATACATTGCTTGCAAATGCATTTGCAAGTCTTTCGTCTTCCGTTCAAAATACTGTAATGTTAATGGTGGAGCGTCATCGTACAGGTGAAGTGACTGCTATGGCACAAGAGTTCATTGAACTTGCGAATGAAGAAAATTCAGTTGCGGACGCGACTGTTTATACAGTTAATCCTTTAACTGAAGCTGAAGCGGAAGCTGTGTCTTCAGCTTTTGCTGCAAAAATCGGCAAACGTAATTTGCGTATCACTAATGTTACGGATAGCAGTATTCTTGGCGGCATCAAACTTCAAATCGGTAACCGTATTTATGACGGAACGATAAGCGGGAAGCTTGATCGCCTTAGCAAACAACTATTAGGTTAA